Proteins from a genomic interval of Tenacibaculum sp. SZ-18:
- a CDS encoding beta-ketoacyl-ACP synthase III has protein sequence MNKTTAAITAVGKYVPDYVLTNKELETMVDTNDEWITTRTGIKERRILKEKGEGTSFMAIKAAEDLIRKASIDPSEIDLVIVATATPDMPVASTAVYTATKIGAVNAFAYDLQAACSSFLYGMSVASSYIESGRYKKVLLIGADKMSSIIDYTDRATCIIFGDGAGAALFEPNEEGLGFQDEYLRSDGIGRDFLKIEAGGSALPPSEKTLAEGRHFVHQEGRTVFKFAVSNMADVSEKILEKNKLTKDSVNWLVPHQANKRIIEATANRIGLDESKVMMNISRYGNTTSATLPLLLADYEEELKKGDNLIFAAFGGGFTWGSIYLKWAYNK, from the coding sequence ATGAATAAAACAACTGCAGCAATTACAGCAGTAGGAAAGTACGTCCCTGATTATGTTCTAACCAATAAAGAGTTAGAAACGATGGTTGATACAAATGATGAATGGATTACTACTCGAACTGGAATCAAAGAACGACGAATTTTAAAAGAAAAAGGTGAAGGAACTTCGTTTATGGCAATAAAAGCCGCTGAAGATTTAATCCGCAAAGCTAGTATAGATCCATCAGAAATAGATCTAGTTATCGTTGCTACAGCTACACCTGATATGCCAGTTGCTTCAACCGCAGTTTACACTGCAACTAAAATTGGTGCAGTAAACGCATTCGCTTATGATTTACAAGCAGCATGTTCAAGTTTCTTATATGGTATGTCTGTTGCTTCAAGTTATATAGAGTCAGGTAGATATAAAAAAGTGTTATTAATTGGTGCAGATAAAATGTCATCAATTATTGATTATACAGATCGCGCAACATGTATTATTTTTGGAGATGGAGCAGGTGCAGCTTTATTCGAACCAAATGAAGAAGGTTTAGGTTTCCAAGATGAATACTTGAGAAGTGATGGAATTGGTAGAGATTTCTTGAAAATCGAGGCAGGCGGATCTGCCTTACCTCCTTCAGAAAAAACTCTAGCAGAGGGGCGACATTTTGTGCATCAAGAAGGAAGAACAGTTTTTAAATTCGCTGTTTCTAACATGGCTGATGTTTCTGAAAAAATCTTAGAAAAAAATAAACTAACCAAAGACAGTGTAAACTGGTTGGTACCACATCAAGCAAACAAAAGAATTATTGAAGCTACTGCTAACCGCATTGGCTTAGATGAAAGTAAGGTTATGATGAATATTAGCCGATATGGTAATACAACTTCAGCTACTTTACCTCTTTTGTTAGCAGACTATGAAGAAGAATTAAAAAAAGGAGATAATTTAATATTTGCTGCCTTTGGTGGTGGATTCACATGGGGATCTATCTACTTGAAATGGGCATATAATAAATAG
- a CDS encoding YceD family protein: MKGLKEYNISFVGLKEGSHHFQYQIENKFFEEFQYSEFNEVNISADISFVKKNTLLELLFTINGTINVPCDITNENFDQEISGDFSLVVKFGPEFNDENDEILIIPHDEYQINVAQYIYELIVLSAPSKRIHPDVLSGTMKSEALEKLKELEINNEKTVEEESTDPRWDKLKDLLTGKNE; this comes from the coding sequence ATATAATATTTCTTTTGTGGGTTTGAAAGAAGGAAGCCACCACTTTCAATATCAAATAGAGAACAAGTTCTTTGAAGAATTTCAGTATTCAGAATTTAATGAAGTTAACATTAGTGCGGACATTAGCTTTGTTAAAAAGAATACACTACTAGAGTTATTATTCACAATTAACGGAACAATAAATGTACCTTGTGATATAACTAATGAAAATTTCGATCAAGAAATTTCAGGAGATTTTTCTTTAGTAGTAAAGTTTGGACCAGAATTCAATGATGAAAATGATGAGATTTTAATTATCCCTCATGATGAGTATCAAATTAATGTAGCTCAGTACATCTATGAATTAATCGTTCTTTCAGCACCGTCTAAAAGAATACATCCAGATGTATTAAGTGGAACCATGAAATCTGAAGCTCTAGAGAAGTTAAAAGAATTAGAAATAAATAACGAAAAAACAGTTGAGGAAGAATCAACTGACCCTAGATGGGATAAATTAAAAGATTTACTAACAGGAAAAAACGAGTAA
- the accB gene encoding acetyl-CoA carboxylase biotin carboxyl carrier protein, whose product MDIKEIQNLIKFVAKSGASEVKLEMDDVKITIKTGSDAPETKIIQAAMPAAPQMMAAPQPVASEPATPAAPAAPKATEDESKYLTIKSPIIGTLYRKPSPDKPVFVEVGSEIKAGDTVCIIEAMKLFNEIESEVSGKIVKVLVDDSSPVEFDQPLFLVDPS is encoded by the coding sequence ATGGACATTAAAGAAATCCAAAATCTTATTAAGTTCGTAGCCAAGTCTGGTGCCAGTGAGGTAAAATTAGAGATGGATGATGTAAAGATTACGATTAAAACTGGATCTGACGCTCCAGAAACAAAAATCATTCAAGCTGCAATGCCAGCTGCTCCACAAATGATGGCTGCTCCACAACCAGTTGCAAGTGAACCTGCAACTCCTGCAGCACCTGCAGCTCCAAAAGCTACTGAAGACGAATCAAAATATTTAACTATTAAGTCTCCAATTATCGGAACATTGTACCGTAAACCTTCTCCAGATAAACCTGTATTTGTAGAAGTTGGTTCTGAAATTAAAGCTGGAGATACAGTTTGTATTATTGAAGCAATGAAACTATTTAACGAAATCGAATCTGAGGTTTCTGGTAAGATCGTTAAAGTTTTAGTAGATGATTCATCACCCGTTGAATTTGATCAACCTTTATTCTTAGTTGATCCATCTTAA
- the rpmF gene encoding 50S ribosomal protein L32 — MAHPKRKISKTRRDKRRTHYKATMPQIAVDPTTGEAHLYHRAHWHEGKLYYRGQVVIDTTEAEV; from the coding sequence ATGGCACATCCTAAGAGAAAAATATCAAAAACTAGAAGAGATAAAAGAAGAACTCACTATAAAGCTACTATGCCTCAGATAGCTGTTGATCCTACTACTGGTGAAGCTCATTTATACCACAGAGCTCACTGGCACGAGGGTAAATTATATTACAGAGGTCAAGTTGTTATTGATACAACAGAAGCTGAAGTTTAA
- a CDS encoding 3-deoxy-D-manno-octulosonic acid transferase, whose amino-acid sequence MLFIYNLIIRIVYFFIKVIAVFNAKLGLFVSGRKDTFRALESIKTNDKVFWIHAASLGEFEQARPIIEQLKSLYSDYKIVVTFFSPSGYEIRKNYDLADVVCYLPFDTSKNMRRFIHQVHPDLAIIVKYEFWPNLLNELRKTKTKTLLVSGIFRKDQLFFKSYGKWMRNFLSAFNHFFVQNTSSIKLLNQIDFKNVTLSGDTRFDRVYKILNQNNSINFIEEFKNNKYTVVAGSTWKEDEDLLVKYINEVATDEEKFIIAPHKIDPVSIETLRKSILKKTILYSERNNVNLKNYNVFIVNTIGILTKIYSYANIAYVGGGLATGLHNILEPATFGIPIIYGDNKYQKFNEAHELLALGGSKTVKNNKELISTLVELKNNISLRVAMGNICKSYINTNIGATNTIIAYIKQHIQ is encoded by the coding sequence ATGCTTTTTATTTATAATTTAATTATACGCATCGTTTATTTTTTCATCAAAGTAATAGCTGTTTTTAACGCTAAGCTAGGATTATTTGTAAGTGGTAGAAAAGACACATTTCGTGCTTTAGAAAGCATTAAAACAAACGATAAGGTTTTTTGGATTCATGCTGCTTCTTTAGGTGAATTTGAGCAAGCACGACCAATTATTGAACAGTTAAAAAGTCTCTATTCAGATTATAAAATTGTAGTTACCTTCTTCTCTCCATCTGGATATGAAATTCGTAAAAATTATGATTTAGCTGATGTTGTGTGTTATCTACCTTTTGACACTTCAAAAAATATGAGACGTTTTATTCATCAAGTACACCCTGATTTGGCAATTATAGTCAAGTACGAATTTTGGCCAAATCTGTTAAATGAACTTCGTAAAACAAAGACAAAAACATTATTAGTTTCTGGAATATTCAGAAAAGATCAATTATTTTTTAAATCTTACGGAAAATGGATGCGTAACTTCTTATCTGCCTTCAATCATTTCTTCGTTCAGAATACAAGCTCAATAAAGTTACTGAATCAAATTGACTTCAAAAATGTTACCCTTTCTGGTGATACACGCTTCGACAGAGTGTATAAAATTTTAAATCAGAATAACTCTATCAATTTTATTGAGGAATTTAAAAACAACAAGTATACAGTTGTTGCTGGAAGTACATGGAAGGAAGATGAGGATTTACTTGTAAAATATATAAATGAAGTTGCTACAGATGAAGAAAAATTTATCATTGCACCGCACAAAATAGACCCAGTAAGTATTGAAACTCTAAGAAAATCAATTCTTAAAAAAACAATATTGTATTCTGAAAGAAATAATGTTAACCTGAAAAATTATAATGTATTTATTGTTAATACCATTGGAATATTAACAAAAATCTACTCTTATGCCAACATTGCTTACGTTGGTGGAGGTTTGGCAACAGGATTACATAATATTTTAGAACCAGCTACCTTTGGCATTCCTATAATTTATGGAGATAACAAGTATCAGAAATTTAATGAAGCCCATGAACTGCTCGCATTAGGAGGGAGTAAAACTGTTAAGAATAATAAAGAATTAATTAGTACTTTGGTCGAATTAAAAAACAATATAAGCTTAAGAGTAGCAATGGGAAATATTTGCAAGTCCTACATAAATACTAATATTGGTGCTACTAATACTATTATAGCGTACATAAAACAACATATACAATAA
- the accC gene encoding acetyl-CoA carboxylase biotin carboxylase subunit: MFKKILIANRGEIALRVIRTCKEMGIKTVAVYSKADAESLHVRFADEAVCIGPAPSNESYLKMDRIIAAAEITNADAIHPGYGFLSENAKFSKLCEEHDIKFIGASEEMISKMGDKATAKATMIAAGVPCIPGSEGILDSYEEAEKIAVDMGFPVMLKATAGGGGKGMRAVWNKEDLKPAWDSARMEAKASFGNDGMYMEKLIEEPRHIEIQIVGDSFGKACHLSERDCSVQRRHQKLTEETPSPFMTDELRHAMGEAAVKAAEYIKYEGAGTVEFLVDKHRNFYFMEMNTRIQVEHPITEEVVDYDLIREQILVAAGVPISGKNYTPQLHSIECRINAEDPHKNFRPSPGKITSYHEPGGHGVRIDTHSYAGYTIPPNYDSMIAKLIVTAQTREEAINKMKRALDEYIIEGIKTTIPFHRQLMDHPDYVAGNYTTKFMEDFEIK, translated from the coding sequence ATGTTTAAAAAGATATTAATTGCCAATAGAGGTGAGATTGCACTACGTGTAATTCGTACCTGTAAAGAAATGGGCATCAAAACTGTAGCGGTATACTCTAAAGCAGATGCTGAAAGTTTACACGTAAGGTTTGCTGATGAGGCTGTATGTATTGGCCCTGCTCCGAGTAACGAGTCTTACTTAAAAATGGACAGAATTATTGCTGCTGCTGAAATCACAAATGCTGATGCCATTCACCCTGGATATGGTTTCCTTTCTGAAAATGCAAAATTTTCTAAGTTGTGTGAGGAGCACGATATTAAATTTATCGGGGCGAGTGAAGAAATGATCTCTAAAATGGGAGATAAAGCAACTGCAAAAGCAACGATGATTGCTGCAGGTGTACCATGTATTCCTGGATCTGAAGGAATTTTAGACTCTTACGAAGAAGCTGAAAAAATTGCTGTAGATATGGGATTTCCTGTAATGCTTAAAGCAACTGCCGGTGGAGGTGGTAAAGGAATGCGTGCTGTTTGGAATAAAGAAGATTTAAAACCAGCATGGGATTCTGCTCGCATGGAAGCAAAAGCTTCTTTTGGAAACGACGGAATGTACATGGAGAAATTAATTGAAGAACCAAGACATATTGAAATTCAAATTGTAGGTGATTCATTTGGTAAGGCGTGTCACTTATCTGAAAGAGATTGTTCGGTTCAGCGTCGTCATCAAAAATTAACGGAAGAAACTCCTTCTCCATTCATGACTGATGAATTAAGACATGCAATGGGGGAAGCTGCAGTTAAAGCTGCGGAATATATTAAGTATGAAGGTGCTGGTACGGTAGAATTTTTAGTTGATAAACACCGTAACTTCTACTTTATGGAAATGAATACTCGTATCCAGGTAGAGCACCCAATTACAGAAGAAGTAGTTGATTATGACTTAATCCGTGAGCAAATTTTAGTAGCTGCTGGCGTACCAATTTCTGGTAAAAACTATACTCCTCAATTACACTCAATTGAATGTAGAATTAACGCTGAAGATCCACATAAAAACTTTAGACCTTCTCCAGGTAAGATAACTTCTTATCACGAACCAGGTGGTCATGGAGTTCGTATTGATACACATTCTTATGCTGGATATACAATTCCTCCAAACTACGATTCAATGATCGCTAAATTAATTGTGACTGCACAAACACGTGAAGAAGCAATTAATAAAATGAAGCGTGCGTTAGATGAGTATATTATTGAAGGAATTAAAACAACAATTCCTTTCCATAGACAATTAATGGATCATCCAGATTATGTAGCAGGTAATTACACTACAAAATTCATGGAAGACTTCGAGATAAAATAA